One part of the Algibacter sp. L1A34 genome encodes these proteins:
- a CDS encoding zinc-binding alcohol dehydrogenase family protein: MKAIGYKENLPIEDIKSLQDITLDKPKATGRDILVEIKAISVNPVDYKIRANRPAPDGNWSVIGWDAAGIVKAVGDDVSLFKVGDEVWYAGDLTRQGSNAEYQVVDERIVGIKPSSLSFAEAAALPLTSLTAYEMLFDRLQVAKDDASKSILVIGAAGGVGSILVQLAKKLTKLNIIGTASREETTAWLKDLGADTVINHRNKLSEEFEKHNLPAPEYVVSLNATEHHVDEIVKLIKPQGKFGFIDDPKVMNVMPFKGKAVSTHIELMFTRSMFQTEDMIEQHNILNEVSELIDNGKIRTTLGENFGIINAKNLRKAHAFLETGKAKGKIVLEGF, encoded by the coding sequence ATGAAAGCAATAGGATATAAAGAGAATCTTCCAATTGAAGATATAAAATCTTTACAAGACATAACATTAGACAAGCCAAAAGCAACTGGAAGAGACATTTTAGTTGAAATTAAAGCGATATCGGTTAACCCTGTAGATTATAAAATTAGAGCAAACCGACCTGCTCCAGATGGTAATTGGAGCGTTATTGGTTGGGATGCTGCTGGAATTGTAAAAGCGGTTGGTGACGATGTTTCCCTTTTTAAAGTTGGTGACGAAGTTTGGTATGCAGGAGATCTTACACGTCAAGGAAGTAATGCAGAATATCAAGTGGTAGACGAGCGCATTGTTGGTATAAAGCCTTCAAGTTTATCGTTTGCTGAAGCTGCTGCTTTACCATTAACATCGCTTACTGCTTATGAAATGTTGTTCGATAGATTGCAAGTTGCAAAGGATGATGCTAGCAAATCAATTTTAGTAATTGGTGCTGCTGGTGGTGTTGGTTCTATTTTAGTACAATTGGCTAAAAAGTTAACCAAACTGAATATAATTGGTACGGCTTCTCGCGAAGAAACTACAGCTTGGTTAAAAGATTTAGGTGCAGACACGGTTATCAACCACAGAAATAAACTGAGTGAAGAGTTCGAAAAACACAACTTACCAGCTCCAGAGTATGTTGTGAGTTTAAATGCTACAGAACATCACGTAGATGAAATTGTAAAACTGATTAAACCTCAGGGTAAATTCGGATTTATTGATGACCCGAAAGTGATGAATGTGATGCCTTTTAAAGGAAAAGCTGTTTCTACGCACATCGAATTAATGTTTACGCGTTCTATGTTCCAAACGGAAGATATGATTGAACAACATAATATTTTGAATGAAGTTTCAGAGTTAATCGATAATGGGAAAATAAGAACAACTTTAGGCGAAAATTTCGGGATAATTAATGCGAAAAACTTACGGAAAGCACATGCGTTTTTAGAAACAGGAAAAGCGAAAGGTAAAATTGTTTTAGAAGGTTTTTAG
- a CDS encoding DUF4240 domain-containing protein yields MTEEKFWEIIEKSWQDSPELKKQRDEANNDENSLEQLSYQLEEDITENYIKRLSKLKKKELTEFIHILEERMYHIDRKEIHTYTDGSDDGFLYCRCFILGMGKSYYELIDKTPSKAKFDLEAEGFGFSAYQVYEELFNEEFDRYSKHSMESCSNSEGWIE; encoded by the coding sequence ATGACAGAAGAAAAATTTTGGGAAATAATAGAAAAATCTTGGCAAGATTCTCCAGAGCTAAAAAAACAGAGAGATGAAGCAAATAATGATGAGAATTCTTTAGAACAATTAAGTTATCAGTTAGAAGAGGATATTACAGAAAACTATATCAAACGATTATCTAAACTTAAAAAAAAAGAACTCACTGAATTTATTCATATCCTTGAAGAAAGAATGTACCATATTGACAGAAAAGAGATTCATACGTATACGGATGGCTCTGATGATGGATTTTTATACTGCAGATGCTTTATTTTAGGAATGGGAAAAAGCTACTATGAATTAATAGACAAAACTCCATCTAAAGCAAAATTTGATTTAGAGGCGGAAGGTTTTGGCTTCTCTGCATATCAAGTATATGAGGAGTTATTTAATGAAGAATTTGATAGATACTCAAAACATTCTATGGAATCTTGTTCAAATTCTGAAGGCTGGATTGAATAG
- a CDS encoding carboxypeptidase-like regulatory domain-containing protein, translating into MKTLFAITSIFISIILHSQEKTITGEVWNFENNEPLSYVNIGIRNKTVGTVSNNNGLFKLLLNDKVSSKDTIIFSYIGFKTEKYLVSELNKIKKPILLQPKSMELDEVIVSSKKIKLKSKKIGRTSKGLGLMHSNFYSYYEKDIDDRLSKERGMKFKMRRNCHIKDLNFNITSNDFKSLKFRVNFYKIKDGFPTDFIVKKNIVFEIKDNFLGWFKVDLEPYEIFFNKEIEEVAVTIQWLESIKANEKSKYFAISTATSPTHTAYFREKSMDNWNKGGQNLSFYLNAMCE; encoded by the coding sequence ATGAAAACTCTCTTCGCAATAACATCAATTTTTATAAGTATAATTCTTCACTCTCAAGAAAAAACAATAACTGGAGAAGTATGGAATTTTGAAAATAATGAACCTCTCTCCTATGTTAATATTGGAATTAGAAACAAAACCGTCGGAACAGTTTCTAATAATAATGGTTTATTCAAGCTTTTATTAAATGACAAAGTATCTTCAAAAGACACTATTATTTTTTCATACATTGGTTTTAAAACCGAAAAATATTTGGTTTCGGAACTAAATAAAATAAAAAAACCGATTTTACTTCAACCAAAAAGTATGGAATTAGATGAAGTAATTGTGAGTTCAAAAAAGATAAAATTAAAATCTAAAAAAATTGGAAGGACGTCAAAAGGCCTAGGATTGATGCACTCGAATTTTTACTCATATTACGAAAAGGATATCGATGACCGTTTGAGTAAGGAAAGAGGTATGAAGTTTAAAATGAGACGAAATTGTCATATCAAAGATTTGAATTTTAATATAACTTCAAATGACTTCAAATCTTTAAAATTTAGAGTGAATTTTTATAAAATTAAAGACGGTTTCCCAACAGATTTTATAGTTAAAAAGAATATCGTATTCGAAATAAAAGACAACTTTCTTGGTTGGTTTAAAGTCGATTTAGAACCTTATGAAATTTTTTTCAACAAAGAAATCGAAGAGGTTGCGGTAACAATTCAATGGCTTGAAAGCATAAAAGCAAATGAAAAGAGTAAATATTTTGCAATTTCAACTGCAACCTCACCAACACATACAGCGTATTTCAGGGAAAAATCGATGGATAATTGGAATAAAGGAGGGCAAAATTTAAGTTTTTATTTAAACGCAATGTGTGAGTAA
- a CDS encoding helix-turn-helix domain-containing protein, whose protein sequence is MKVIDLKTNNLEQTFNQLKEDLGGRLDSAQKEYALAIDNDIAKGEIKGVSVNDNISFLEYNITFENDTVIARNTPTTNPIYFLYCAEGQMSHGFGLNSKQRSLNQFQTGIFASDPHKTSCFFFRKGQTVKFSNISFDTKSDNEDADAINLLQTQLLKTFMPKGDKEIFAYIGSYNLRISEKIQQLEAIKQKGIVRQLLTNGIVHMILALEIEQHNEDTKNGVTNFGSLTRSEMDTINELSNFIQNYPEIKYTLAYLSKKGGMSPAKLQEGFKLLHNRTVSDFIRNTRVETAENLLKTTDLNISEIVYTVGLTSRSYFSKIFKEKYNCSPKYYQENQYSLAVTA, encoded by the coding sequence ATGAAAGTTATAGATCTTAAAACAAATAATTTAGAACAAACCTTTAACCAACTAAAGGAAGACTTAGGTGGACGTTTAGATTCTGCTCAAAAAGAATACGCTTTAGCAATCGATAATGATATCGCTAAGGGAGAAATTAAAGGCGTATCTGTTAACGATAATATATCTTTCTTAGAATATAATATTACGTTTGAAAACGATACCGTAATTGCTAGAAATACACCAACTACTAACCCTATTTACTTTCTGTATTGTGCGGAAGGACAAATGAGTCACGGATTTGGATTAAACAGTAAGCAACGCTCTTTAAACCAGTTTCAAACTGGAATATTTGCCAGCGACCCACATAAAACAAGCTGTTTCTTTTTTAGAAAAGGACAAACAGTAAAATTCTCTAATATTAGTTTTGATACAAAATCTGATAATGAAGATGCCGATGCTATAAACCTATTGCAAACTCAACTTTTAAAAACCTTTATGCCAAAAGGAGACAAAGAAATTTTTGCATACATAGGCTCTTATAACTTGAGGATTTCAGAAAAAATACAACAATTAGAAGCTATTAAGCAAAAAGGTATTGTTAGACAATTATTAACTAACGGTATTGTACACATGATTTTGGCTTTAGAAATTGAGCAACATAACGAGGATACTAAAAATGGTGTAACCAACTTCGGGTCTTTAACTAGAAGCGAAATGGATACCATTAACGAGTTATCTAACTTTATACAAAACTACCCTGAAATTAAATATACACTGGCTTACTTAAGTAAAAAAGGTGGTATGTCTCCCGCAAAATTACAAGAAGGTTTTAAATTATTGCACAACCGTACGGTATCGGACTTTATTAGAAATACTCGTGTGGAAACTGCAGAAAACCTATTGAAAACAACGGACTTAAATATTTCTGAAATTGTTTACACCGTTGGTTTAACAAGTAGAAGTTATTTTTCTAAAATTTTTAAAGAGAAATATAACTGTAGCCCAAAGTATTACCAAGAAAATCAATATTCGTTAGCTGTAACAGCCTAA
- a CDS encoding TerC family protein → MFEIFSSPDAWVALLTLTFLEIILGIDNIVFISIAADKLPEHQQRKATNLGLMLAMVQRILLLLGVSFLVGLKEPFYTITWSWLEVGISWQALILFFGGLFLLYKSTSEIHEKLDEPGQEEHELKAKKITSLSKAIVQIVIIDFIFSIDSILTAVGMTNGIGEHHNDALILMIIAVVISILIMMLFANPIREFISEHPSMQLLALSFLILIGFMLVTEAAHLSNTVIFGQTVGAIPKGYLYFAIAFSLLVEFLNMKLKKKTIKK, encoded by the coding sequence ATGTTCGAAATATTTTCAAGTCCCGATGCTTGGGTAGCTTTATTAACCCTAACCTTTTTAGAAATTATATTAGGTATAGATAATATTGTGTTTATTTCCATAGCGGCCGATAAACTTCCGGAGCACCAACAGCGTAAAGCAACCAACTTAGGGCTCATGCTAGCCATGGTACAGCGAATTCTATTATTATTAGGTGTATCTTTCCTTGTAGGACTAAAAGAGCCATTTTATACCATTACATGGTCTTGGTTAGAAGTTGGTATAAGTTGGCAAGCACTCATCTTGTTTTTCGGTGGGCTATTTCTATTATATAAGAGTACTTCGGAAATTCATGAAAAACTAGACGAACCAGGGCAGGAGGAACATGAACTAAAAGCAAAAAAAATCACTTCGCTATCTAAAGCTATTGTACAAATTGTAATTATAGATTTTATATTTTCTATAGATTCCATACTAACGGCTGTGGGGATGACAAACGGTATTGGCGAACACCATAACGATGCCCTTATATTAATGATAATAGCCGTAGTAATATCTATATTAATAATGATGCTGTTTGCAAACCCAATACGCGAGTTTATAAGCGAACATCCATCTATGCAATTATTAGCATTATCTTTTTTAATACTTATTGGCTTTATGCTAGTTACAGAAGCTGCACATTTATCTAACACCGTAATATTTGGGCAAACCGTTGGTGCCATTCCAAAAGGATACTTATATTTTGCTATTGCATTTTCACTTTTAGTGGAGTTTTTAAATATGAAACTGAAGAAGAAAACAATCAAAAAATAA
- a CDS encoding ATP-binding protein produces the protein MIKTYKIFIVLLILALSVLMYLGSNSYKQIKELEKTAEMVMHTLRVETEINSLFSQYAMMQSRVFENKLLNNVDGTALLKTHRDTTLKIFKRLNILTKDNLKQQKNLEELMDLEGAFYKNLDALNANITTDKELENAYLSDVSTLIRKIETIKANMLGHEEILLSRRQEEFSASRRLNPIMTLFLGMFALLIFIISFWQINKQRKKNDRTTAFLESVLKNTENIVSYYKPIKDEHDKITDFEIVYVNENIEEVLDTSSLVLEGKLLSQVLPIHFENGVFDAMVTCYNSGETQRFEKTNNFNGIKYRFKTNVVKLNDGVLATASDTTEEYAIKQNLISAKNQLETQNLLLLDNRAFLSNIFKSTSNIVMHFKSIRDAAGKIIDFDTLFINDAISDVMGDIPADVKHKKASEIYPSIFTNGVFEKMVTCIEEERQIEYETHFEKDGETKWFQATAIKLNDGVTVTTSDITLEKTRAAKLNDLNAELEIQNSIFKDAEGVADIGSYVWYLDTGAANISDNFYRILGFTPKEFDVTFENYRELVHPDDLGRYDQLGEETVEHGNSDIHTYRVITKRGNVKHIYVNGQKVIKDGRPASVGVVQDITNRVKNEEKLRNKNEELKRSNAELESFNRVASHDLQEPMRKIQMFISRLSERELDKLSDKGKMYFEKIDSSANRMQTLIKYLLAYSRINRTKKDFVKISLSDIMEKVLDDLEERIEETGVEIAIDTLPSLKAIPFQMEQLFNNLVSNAIKYGSTTEPPKIVIDCKKLSRNKITEVFDKKRKNYYRISIMDNGIGFDQENAEKIFGLFERLHQKDEYSGTGIGLAICKKIVLNHKGHIVAQSEPGKGSTFCIYLPA, from the coding sequence GTGATTAAAACATACAAAATATTTATTGTACTCCTTATTTTGGCCCTATCGGTGCTTATGTATTTAGGTAGCAATAGCTACAAGCAAATTAAGGAATTAGAGAAAACTGCCGAAATGGTAATGCACACACTACGTGTAGAAACCGAGATTAACAGTCTGTTTTCGCAATATGCTATGATGCAATCCAGAGTTTTTGAAAATAAGCTGTTAAATAATGTTGATGGCACCGCTTTACTGAAAACCCATAGAGATACTACCCTAAAAATATTTAAAAGGCTTAATATATTAACAAAAGACAACCTTAAGCAACAAAAGAACTTAGAAGAGTTAATGGATTTGGAAGGTGCATTCTATAAAAACTTAGACGCTTTAAATGCAAATATCACTACAGATAAAGAACTTGAAAATGCATATTTAAGTGATGTATCTACCTTAATACGTAAAATAGAAACTATTAAGGCCAACATGCTGGGCCACGAAGAAATACTGTTATCGCGTCGCCAAGAAGAGTTTTCTGCATCGAGACGCCTAAACCCGATAATGACTTTATTTTTAGGAATGTTTGCCTTGCTTATATTTATAATTTCGTTTTGGCAAATTAATAAACAACGAAAAAAGAATGATAGAACCACAGCCTTCCTAGAAAGTGTTTTAAAAAACACCGAAAATATAGTGAGTTATTACAAGCCTATTAAAGATGAGCATGATAAAATAACCGATTTCGAAATTGTTTATGTCAACGAAAATATTGAAGAAGTATTAGACACATCGTCACTTGTTTTGGAAGGTAAATTACTTTCTCAAGTGTTGCCTATTCATTTTGAAAATGGTGTTTTCGATGCTATGGTAACCTGCTACAACAGTGGCGAAACCCAACGCTTCGAAAAAACTAATAATTTTAATGGTATCAAATATCGTTTTAAGACCAATGTGGTTAAACTAAACGATGGTGTTTTAGCTACTGCCAGCGATACCACCGAAGAATATGCTATTAAGCAAAACCTAATTTCTGCTAAAAATCAACTAGAAACTCAAAACCTTTTACTGCTAGATAATCGTGCTTTTTTAAGTAACATATTTAAAAGTACCTCAAACATCGTGATGCACTTTAAATCTATTAGAGATGCGGCCGGTAAAATTATTGATTTTGACACCTTATTTATCAACGATGCCATTAGCGATGTTATGGGTGATATTCCTGCCGATGTTAAGCATAAAAAAGCTTCGGAAATTTATCCTTCAATATTCACAAATGGCGTATTCGAAAAAATGGTGACTTGTATAGAAGAAGAGCGCCAAATAGAATACGAAACGCATTTTGAAAAAGATGGTGAAACAAAATGGTTCCAAGCTACAGCCATTAAACTTAACGATGGTGTAACGGTAACCACAAGCGATATTACACTTGAAAAAACAAGAGCTGCTAAATTAAACGATTTAAATGCTGAACTAGAAATACAAAACTCCATTTTTAAAGATGCCGAAGGTGTTGCAGATATTGGTAGTTATGTTTGGTATTTAGATACAGGTGCCGCAAATATATCGGACAATTTCTATAGAATTTTAGGTTTTACTCCAAAGGAATTTGATGTTACTTTTGAAAACTATCGAGAACTTGTGCATCCAGACGATTTGGGTCGTTACGATCAATTAGGTGAGGAAACGGTAGAACATGGAAACTCTGATATACATACCTACCGTGTAATTACTAAAAGAGGTAACGTAAAACATATTTATGTAAACGGACAAAAAGTAATAAAAGATGGTAGACCAGCTTCTGTTGGTGTAGTGCAAGATATTACCAACCGTGTAAAGAATGAAGAAAAATTAAGAAATAAGAATGAAGAGTTAAAACGTTCTAATGCAGAGTTAGAATCTTTTAACCGTGTGGCGAGTCATGATTTACAAGAACCTATGCGGAAAATTCAAATGTTTATTTCTCGCCTTTCGGAACGTGAGTTAGATAAACTTTCCGATAAGGGAAAAATGTATTTTGAAAAAATAGATAGTTCTGCAAACCGTATGCAAACGCTTATTAAGTATTTGCTAGCCTACTCGCGCATTAACCGTACTAAAAAGGATTTTGTAAAAATATCGCTTAGCGATATTATGGAAAAAGTATTGGATGATTTAGAAGAACGTATTGAGGAAACGGGTGTTGAAATTGCTATAGACACCTTGCCATCATTAAAAGCCATTCCTTTTCAAATGGAGCAACTGTTTAATAACTTAGTCTCTAACGCTATTAAATATGGCAGCACTACAGAGCCTCCAAAAATTGTTATTGACTGTAAAAAACTATCTAGAAATAAAATTACGGAAGTCTTTGATAAGAAACGTAAAAACTACTATCGCATTTCTATAATGGATAATGGTATTGGTTTCGATCAGGAAAATGCCGAAAAAATATTTGGTCTCTTCGAGCGTTTACATCAAAAAGACGAATATTCGGGAACCGGAATTGGCTTAGCCATTTGCAAGAAAATCGTATTAAATCATAAAGGACATATTGTAGCGCAGAGTGAACCCGGTAAAGGTTCTACATTCTGTATTTACTTGCCTGCTTAG
- a CDS encoding response regulator yields MPLTIMNIVLADDDEDDRLLFDEAISEIDVKTKLSLFNDGKALMDYLVLPDTILPEIVFLDLNMPIKNGMQCLKEIRANDKLKELCVAIYSTSSSEEDIENTFVNGANVYINKPNSFSALKKAIDKVLKINWQYHTSALNRDNFLLRL; encoded by the coding sequence ATGCCGTTAACTATTATGAATATTGTTTTGGCCGACGATGACGAAGATGATCGCTTATTATTCGATGAGGCTATATCGGAAATTGATGTAAAAACTAAACTATCGTTATTTAATGATGGTAAAGCCCTTATGGATTATTTGGTTTTACCAGATACCATTTTACCCGAAATTGTATTTTTAGATTTAAATATGCCTATAAAAAATGGTATGCAATGCTTAAAAGAAATTCGTGCTAACGATAAACTTAAAGAGTTATGTGTTGCTATATATTCCACATCATCATCCGAAGAAGATATTGAAAACACCTTTGTTAACGGTGCCAACGTCTATATTAATAAACCCAATAGTTTTTCTGCTTTAAAAAAAGCTATAGATAAAGTTCTAAAAATTAATTGGCAATACCACACCTCTGCCCTTAATAGAGATAATTTTTTATTACGCTTATAA
- a CDS encoding helix-turn-helix domain-containing protein, with translation MKINIKFDYTFICKAVLHEQLEALGLEYKLNNLGEVEFQKKLSTLEIENVKEAFNKYGIEILANPQNVLVERIKDVITELISDPEKSRKYNVSSYLADELNYSYAHLSSLFSEITYSSIENFIILKKIDLAKHLIIHKDFTLTEIAHQLNYSSVAHLSTQFKKTTGLTPSAFQRIIKKRQEIE, from the coding sequence ATGAAAATAAATATCAAATTTGATTATACTTTTATCTGTAAAGCCGTTTTACACGAACAATTAGAAGCGCTTGGTTTAGAGTACAAGCTTAATAACTTAGGTGAAGTTGAATTCCAGAAAAAACTCTCTACATTAGAAATCGAAAACGTAAAGGAAGCTTTTAACAAGTATGGCATTGAAATATTAGCCAACCCACAAAACGTTTTAGTAGAACGCATAAAAGACGTAATAACAGAACTTATAAGCGATCCAGAGAAATCTAGAAAGTATAATGTTTCTAGTTATTTGGCCGATGAATTAAACTATTCTTATGCACATCTATCGTCTTTATTTTCAGAAATAACCTATTCTTCTATAGAGAATTTCATTATTCTGAAAAAAATTGACCTTGCCAAGCATCTTATTATTCATAAAGACTTTACTCTCACAGAAATTGCTCACCAACTAAATTATAGTAGTGTTGCACATTTATCTACGCAGTTTAAAAAAACAACGGGCCTTACGCCTTCTGCTTTTCAGCGTATTATTAAAAAACGACAAGAAATTGAATAA
- a CDS encoding DUF1328 family protein yields the protein MLRWTVTFIILAIIAGVFGFGGIAAGAASIAKVLFFIFILLFIVSLIRGNKRV from the coding sequence ATGTTACGTTGGACAGTCACTTTTATAATATTAGCAATAATTGCCGGAGTTTTCGGATTTGGAGGAATAGCTGCAGGTGCTGCAAGCATCGCTAAAGTTTTATTTTTCATTTTCATTTTACTATTTATAGTCTCTTTAATTAGAGGAAATAAAAGGGTATAA
- a CDS encoding ferritin-like domain-containing protein, with amino-acid sequence MSTYTETVGNKLNEILEKTYDAEKGYAKAAENTDHSLLKPYFKKRSKERYNFGHELKTEILKFGEEPEKGGSVTGTVHRAWMDTKALFSANDAESMLEESIRGEKAAVAEYEDALKDTALPLSTATLLSNQMKSIKSDLNTIKFLEDLS; translated from the coding sequence ATGAGTACTTACACAGAAACAGTAGGAAATAAACTAAACGAAATTTTAGAAAAAACATACGATGCTGAAAAAGGCTACGCAAAAGCAGCAGAAAATACAGATCACTCTTTATTAAAACCATACTTTAAAAAACGTAGTAAAGAACGTTACAATTTTGGTCACGAATTGAAAACTGAAATTTTAAAATTTGGTGAAGAGCCAGAAAAAGGTGGTAGCGTTACAGGAACTGTACACAGAGCCTGGATGGACACCAAAGCCTTGTTTTCTGCAAACGATGCCGAATCTATGCTAGAAGAATCTATTAGAGGAGAAAAAGCTGCCGTGGCAGAATATGAAGATGCTCTAAAAGACACCGCCTTACCATTAAGTACGGCAACATTATTAAGCAACCAGATGAAAAGTATTAAATCTGACTTAAACACTATAAAATTTTTAGAAGATCTAAGTTAA
- a CDS encoding DUF6327 family protein: MKKKNYNSLEEINTELHLLSIQREIHLEELKLTKHQLKEDLSPANWISTALTGIKKYGVLMLLRKIIK, encoded by the coding sequence ATGAAAAAGAAAAATTATAATTCCTTAGAGGAAATTAATACAGAACTACATCTATTGAGTATTCAACGCGAGATACATTTAGAAGAACTAAAATTGACCAAACATCAATTAAAAGAAGACTTAAGTCCAGCAAACTGGATAAGCACAGCCCTAACAGGCATTAAAAAATACGGCGTACTTATGCTTCTACGCAAAATTATTAAATAG